In Caloramator sp. E03, the sequence ATTAATTGTATTATAGATTTTAAATATATCATCATTGCTTATAAGAAAAATTATTGTTCCACAAATATCAAAATCCGGAAGTTCATCTTGGCATTCAGGCAAAACAATTATGAAATTTCCCTGAGGTTTTAATAAAATTATATCTTTAAAATCAGAAAAATTCCCAATATATAAACAATCAGATTCAAATACTGATTGCTTTTTTTCTATTAATTTAGCAAATTTTATTGAAGTATTATTTAGCTTTTTAATAACAAAATTATAATCGCTTAGTTTATCTAATATCATTTGAATACTTATATTCATTGATATTACCTCTATTAAAATTAATAAAATAAAACATTAGTATAGCCTAATTTTATAATTTTATATTATACATGTCAATTGTTTGCAATTGTGAAAATATAAAAATATTAATGAAAAAAATTAATTTTTATAACAATGATATTATAATTGCGTTGTGATAAATTAAGATTAATTCAGACAATTTTGAAATTTATAATGGAAAAGGAGATGAAAATGTGAATACTCTGTATGCTGTTGCAGAATATGGGAAGGTAGTTTTGAAAGAAAAAGAAATCCCAGATCCAGGACCGGGACAGTTATTGCTTGAGGCTGAATTTAGTTCTTTAAGTCCAGGAACTGAACATGATTTAATGGCTGGACATATTCTACCTTTACCACAAAACATTGGCTATAGTATGGCTGCACGTGTAATAAAGGTTGGAGAAGGCGTTACTGATTATAAAGTAGGTGACCAAGTTGTAACTACTGGTCAACATGCTCAGTATTTGTTAATGGATGCACATAATGTTACTCCAGCACCTAAAGGGGTTGATATGGAACAGGCTGCATTTTTTAACTTAGCACATACAGGTATGTATGCCGTAAGAAGAACAAAAATCCAGTTAGGTGAGCCAGTTGTTGTTATGGGACAAGGGTTAGTTGGTGCTATAGCTGCTCAATTGGCAAAGCTTGCTGGTGCATTACCTGTCATTGTTACTGATTTAGATGACAGGCGCCTTGAAATTGCAAAAAAGATGGGTGTTCATTATGCTATCAATCCTAAAACTAATCCTAACGATTTAAAAAATGTTATTGATAGTTTAGGGACAAATGGTGTTCCAGTAGTCATTGAAGCAACAGGTGCTCGTCAACCATTAGAAGAGGCTTTTGAAATTGTTTCAGAACGAGGAAGGGTAATGATGTTGTCGCAAGCACACGGTAATGATGCACCTAAATATGATCATAACCTTATGATGAAGGGGGCTACACTAATTGGTGGATATATCAATTCTAAGCCTTTTGCTTTAAGACGTTATGATTTAATGATAAAGGAACAATGGCCGCCAGTAATATCAGATAATTCATCACGATACGTAAATTCTGATGTTTGGACAAGTGATGAGGATATAAGGGTAATATTGAACTTAATAAAATATGGTTCACTAAATTTGAAACCATTGATAACTCATCGTTTTAGTGTTGAACAAATTTCAGAAGCTTATGATTTGGTATGGAGAAAAGATACAAGCTTAATAGGCGGTGTAATTTGTTGGAAATAAAAAATTATGAATTAAACATTAACTGTTTAGGAGGAGGATTATAAATGGATATAAAATCGCTTGAGTTAAAAGTTTTAAAAAGTGAAGCATATCAAAAAATACAAAATGTTATGGGAAGATATGCTTATATGCTTACAGCATGTAAATATGATGATATATGTGAGCTTTTTACTAAGAGAGAAGATGTAAGAGTTGAAATGAACTGGGGCGTATATGAGGGATATGAAGGGGTAATAAGATGTTACGCCAAATATCATAAAAATGAAGTTGTAGGACCTGGAACAATGGCTGTACATGCTTTATCAACTCCTGTTATTGAAATTGCCGATGATTTGCAGACAGCAAAAGCTGTTTGGATATCACCAGGTCATATTACAGGAGGAATGTTTTCTAAAGATAAAAAGATAAAGGCTCACTGGGCTTGGATGAGATATGGCTGTGATTTTGTAAATGAAGATGGTGAATGGAAAATATGGCATCTTCATGTATATGGATTATTCATGACTCCATTTGATAAAAGTTGGGTAGAAATTGGAGATGCTCATGAAATAGAAGAATTTCCACCGGAGTATGCTCCAGACAGGCCGCCGACATATTCATGGGCATATAGTCCAACAAGGACAACAGAATATGTCCCTGCACCTCCAAAACCATATTCAACCTTTGACCCTAATGATGCATATTGATAAATTCTGTTTGCATTAAAAAATGAATAAGAAAGAGTGAAGAAGATGAAGAAAATATACAAACCATTACATGTTGGTATAAGTGTTTATGACATAGATGAAGCAATAAAGTGGTATGAAAAAAATCTGGATTTTGAGGTTGTTAAGGATTTCTATGTTCCGGTGCTTAAAGCTCGTATTGCATTTATTAGAAATGGAAATTTTGAAATTGAACTCTTTGAATATGATAAGCCAAAACCTATTCCACAGGAGAGGTTAATCCCAGATTTGGATTTACAAACAGTTGGAACTAAGCATATAGCTTTAGAAGTAGATGACATGAAATGCGTAAAAGAAAAATTTTTAGCAAATAACGTGGATATTGTTCATGAAGTAATAATGGAAGGCGATTTAGTAATGTTTATTAGAGATAATTCTGGAGTTTTAATTGAGCTTATTCAAAAGAAACAGTAATAATTAAGGTATTTTGAGGCAAGAATATTTTTCAAACTTGTAGTGCAATTTTATTATCTTCAATAATTGTAAATATATAAAAACACTTGATTTAAAAAATTAAATTTTAAAAATGAGGGTGAAAAAATGTTTAAAAATAAAAAGTTTGCACGTTATTCAATTATATTTATGATTTTAGGTGTAATTTACATGTTTTTCTACTCAGGCTTGCAGAATGACCATATAAATATTTTGCAGCCATATTTAAAAAGTACTTATGGCTGGACAGATTTGCAAATTACAAACCCTGTAACTTATGGAAGCATTGTTGTTATAGTATTTTATTTACTTTGTGGAACTGCATTTGTTAAATTTGGAGTTAGGAAATTCATGGTTCCATGTATGATAGTTTTAGGTTTAGCATGTATTGGTTTAGCTTTGGCAGGAGATAACTATATTGTTTATGCAATTAGTTTATTTGTAGTTCGTGTTTTAGTTGTTCCACTACAAATGGGTGGCTTTATGTTATGCGCTAACTGGTTTATAAAATATCGTGGTCGTGTTATGGGAGTAATTACAGCAGGAAGCCCACTATTTTCTGTTGTTGGTATTAATGTTTTAACAAGACTTGCAAACAGCGTTGGAATTAGATCTTCATATATTGTTATAGGTATAATTATTTGTTTAATAGCTGTTTTAACTGCAGTATTTATGAAGGATAAGCCAGAAGATGCCGGACTCTATCCAGATGGTTCAGACACTCCTCCAGTTTCTGAAGGAGCTGAAGAATCTGAAGATGTTACATTTAAAGAAATTATTACTGATAAACGTGCATGGCAGTTAATAATTTCTTATGGAATATTGCAATTCGTAATTAATGCTATGATGGCTTATATGGCGGTACGTTATATTTCTCTAAGTACTGAAAATGAT encodes:
- a CDS encoding zinc-dependent alcohol dehydrogenase produces the protein MNTLYAVAEYGKVVLKEKEIPDPGPGQLLLEAEFSSLSPGTEHDLMAGHILPLPQNIGYSMAARVIKVGEGVTDYKVGDQVVTTGQHAQYLLMDAHNVTPAPKGVDMEQAAFFNLAHTGMYAVRRTKIQLGEPVVVMGQGLVGAIAAQLAKLAGALPVIVTDLDDRRLEIAKKMGVHYAINPKTNPNDLKNVIDSLGTNGVPVVIEATGARQPLEEAFEIVSERGRVMMLSQAHGNDAPKYDHNLMMKGATLIGGYINSKPFALRRYDLMIKEQWPPVISDNSSRYVNSDVWTSDEDIRVILNLIKYGSLNLKPLITHRFSVEQISEAYDLVWRKDTSLIGGVICWK
- a CDS encoding nuclear transport factor 2 family protein — protein: MDIKSLELKVLKSEAYQKIQNVMGRYAYMLTACKYDDICELFTKREDVRVEMNWGVYEGYEGVIRCYAKYHKNEVVGPGTMAVHALSTPVIEIADDLQTAKAVWISPGHITGGMFSKDKKIKAHWAWMRYGCDFVNEDGEWKIWHLHVYGLFMTPFDKSWVEIGDAHEIEEFPPEYAPDRPPTYSWAYSPTRTTEYVPAPPKPYSTFDPNDAY
- a CDS encoding VOC family protein, with product MKKIYKPLHVGISVYDIDEAIKWYEKNLDFEVVKDFYVPVLKARIAFIRNGNFEIELFEYDKPKPIPQERLIPDLDLQTVGTKHIALEVDDMKCVKEKFLANNVDIVHEVIMEGDLVMFIRDNSGVLIELIQKKQ
- a CDS encoding MFS transporter, coding for MFKNKKFARYSIIFMILGVIYMFFYSGLQNDHINILQPYLKSTYGWTDLQITNPVTYGSIVVIVFYLLCGTAFVKFGVRKFMVPCMIVLGLACIGLALAGDNYIVYAISLFVVRVLVVPLQMGGFMLCANWFIKYRGRVMGVITAGSPLFSVVGINVLTRLANSVGIRSSYIVIGIIICLIAVLTAVFMKDKPEDAGLYPDGSDTPPVSEGAEESEDVTFKEIITDKRAWQLIISYGILQFVINAMMAYMAVRYISLSTENDIPNLFVSKAIVYLSIGAILGIPMSYVLGWIDDKLGSMKASLILNILFLFAVVPLAIMPKGGNTVLMLIWAFGVACMTGGLPTMHPCVTSYVYGRKKYQAANRWIMTIQAIPFAFSVAYMAAMNQIGKLTEAYYGLLILLAISFITILTMLKIPDANEADRDYIKENKTSSYQA